The Salmo salar chromosome ssa19, Ssal_v3.1, whole genome shotgun sequence DNA window gtgcaaatacccccgttttgttcctgcgttcaggtcactatccaaagggtaacgcgcgagcgcatttcgagacaaaacatttcaaaatgttccattaccgtacttagaagcatgtcaaacactgtttaaaatcaatttttatggtatttttctagtaaaatagtgataatattccaaccggacaatactgtattcattcaaagaggaaaataaaaaatggcgaggtctcgtgaatgcgcatttccattccctttgtcctcaggcagaccactgacaaactgagttaCTATACTtttcccagagacaggagacgccccaatccactttctggcggctttagagagccaatcgaagccttagaaagtgcaacataaccccacggatactgtagtttcgatagacaagcaaaaggagaactacagaatcgcagacaggccacttcctacttggaatcttctcaggtttttgcctgccatatgagttatgttatactcacagacaccattcaaacagttttagaaactttagagtgttttctatccaaatctactaataatatgcatattctcgttaacAGTTGTCATTTTGCGAATCAATACTGGAGGCTATTGGTAAAATATAATTGAATGAGGTTATTAATAGCTAACCCGTTACTCTTCTCTTAATACATGTTATAATTTCTCCTGGGCAAGAAGAGCGAAATAGTAGCTAGCTCGATATATACACTATTATATATTTCTCAGCTAACGTTAACTGTAGCGCAATAAATCCGATTCTGCACAATAGCCGAGTAACTAGCTAGTTCAGCTAGCTAATCATTCAGAACCACACATCTGAGAGAACAGGACATAAGTTATTTGTTTACTTGAAGAGCTAGAAATCGCTACAACATGGATGAGCACGGACGAACAGCGTTTGTATGAATTAAtgtactctacagtactgtattgttACACCTCAAAAGAGCTAGAACCAGGTGTTGGAACCAAAATAATTTTACAATCGTTTTGAAAAGAACCATTACCAAGCGGACATTGGAATTCGTTTCTGAGTGACATTGAGGACAAAGCAATGTTCCCCCAGCTCGCGGGCCGAATTTGGCAcatgggtggttttatttggcccccaaagTTTTCTGAGGCAATTTAAAATATCGATTTTTTATTATTGCACATAAAAGACtggaaaaacaccaggaaatcatctCCAAGTGATTTTTATTTAAGAATCTATTAATGTATTACCATGCATAATAGACACCTGATCGTACACAAATGTAAACATTCAAATAATTATTTTATTCCAACATATTTGTtctgcagtctacaaattatttgcaaTTACATTCCGGCCCCCGAACCATCCCCTCAAGAAAAAATTGGcacgcagctgaatctagttgatgatccctgggatAAAGGGAATAGATGACTCCCCTTTTCTCTGTATGTTTTTGTTCTCTTCACCAGGATAGTGAGTCCAGGCACCAAAAGAAAAGTACTATTCGGTGAAACACTTCAGTTTTCGCTGTGCTATGGTTTTGGTTCGTTAACTTCGTCCATTTATTTTTCTAAGCTGTGCTCGCATTCAATACATGGTGCATTtctttatatttttttctatgaCGGGGTAGGCATGCTCGACATGGCCTTCCAGGATGCAATCAAAGGCACTAGATCTAAGTAGTCTTAGTCCTTACACAATGCCAGTATTTGCCCAGAGACTGCTACGGGTTTGGTCAATGATGTCGTCCATTTCTATAAGATGACGACGTACTTGGTTTTGGTGGCTTTTAGTCTTGTGGCATGCCTACTTTGCATTTTCCAGTTTTTTTTTGTGATTTTGAGGGCTTCTTTTCCAGGAGCTGTATTCTCTTATTAAAGTAACATCTGTATGAGATTAACTTTGTGATATTTTTGTTTCAATGTGTGTGCAATGAATCACTGTGGgtgtattactattattatacaGGATGATGGTCTCCTTCTGCATGACACCTGTGCTACATGCTGCTTCCTTTGACACCTGAGCTTGCTGTATGCTCGTGAGGATGACTCCTTCTGTCACccgatgtcacgccctgacctgagagagacggtttatttctctattttgttaggtcagggtgtggggtgggcattctatgtttttgtatttctttgttttgggccgagtatggttcctaatcagaggcagctgtctatcgttgtctttgattaggaatcatacttagacagcctgttccccacctgtgtttgtgggttattattatttctgtgtgtgtacggCACAGTTGCGCTGCGTTTCTTGCTGCTTAcctgtttgttgttttggttcagtttccttcaataaagatgtggaattaccggcatgctgcgccttggctcatatatgacagggaatttgaagattGCACTCGTGACACCCGAGCCTCCTCCTGTATGCTTGTGAGGAAGCCTCCTGTCACCTGACAGACCCACCTCCTGCAGACCACCTGAACTAAATTCAGCATCTGCTGCTTCATCTGCTGGAGCTGGGTCTacgctctccttcactctcttgtTCTCACCTAAAACTCCTACATCTGCTTCCCTGTCCTCGCCTTAAAAAATAGACAATTCAAGACTTTAAACCTGTTGATATAAAACAATAACGATGCATCTTTAATTACTATGAACTTTGTGGTTGGcttacttatttttctactacgCCGTGCATCTGTTGCAGATTGAGGGGGTGGATTCATGCAATTTAATCTGGTAGGTACTGCCTCGGAGGACAGTGTCTTCCAGAAAAGTATCATGactgaaatgtatttttattgacAAAGATGGTCAATAGTCGGAATAAAACACTCTTCAAAGTGCTCCTTGCACACAGCGTAACCCCCTTTCTTCAGGTCCTCAAAGGACTTCTGCAGATTGATGTCCCTACGCCTGATGTTTCTCAGCCACATCTTCCTCCTGAGTAATTACAAAAGTGTGTAAGGTCTACGTCACACTCCTCCTCTTCAATCAAAACTGACACTCCTCTCTGTGAGACACCACCTTAACAACCATTGCCTGATTAGCAACACCCCCAATAACGGAGAACATATTATAGAATAAAGACCCACACTTTATCCTGTCCTATGAAACACTACAAATAAAGACCCACACTTTATCCTGTCCTATGAAACATTAGAATAAAGACCcacactttatcctatcctatgaAACATTAGAGTAAAGACCCACACTTTATCCTATGAAACATTTTCAGTTGCTGCCCTCGTAAACCTGATAGATGTCTTTTTTGCACCATTATTGATGGGATGCATGCACAAGGTGATCAAATCCTCtactttcatagttttgatatgttCTATATTTTTCACCATGTTAACAGGCATTTAATAAATGTACAACCTTTTGAGTTTCGTCTATTTTCTGAAGATGCATATAATTATAGACTATATTTTGTGGTATTCTTACTTAATCTGATCATAGAGCAACAGAACATACGTAGTTGCCTATACAATGTTTTACAGACATCTGCCATAATTTAAGGTGTACTTAATGGTGTTCTACAACTCGATAAAATACTTTGCAATGACCCAGTGTCACAAATGGCTTCTATTGATTGTGCAGCATACCCTGGGATAGCCTTGGATGTAATATGGCAGGCCACATTGGtcaactaatgttagctagccatgCTGCCTCATGCTATTTGTGTTTAACCCAGCTTTAGATTTGTTTCATTACCGGTAGCTAGCATATTTTATCTAACAGTAAACATTGCTTTGGTGATTGATTCGATGGGTAGTCATGGATACAGCACTCTACTGATTACACAACCAATGACGTGTGCCTCACAATGCAATAATTACTCCAAATGCATCTTTATTATTTATTACATAACTTTCAGCGTCTGTTGGAAATTGGATTTTCCTCCCTtccattttacagtaaacaaggtATTTAATGATGACATGTTTCTTATCGTGAAAAAAAGTTGATTCACAGAAGGAGTACTAGTATTGAGGAAAACTTGCAAAGAAATCGATTTCTAGCTATTTAAGGCAAGtaagttttttttttgtgaattaGCTAGACAGCTAGATATCTACTTGGGACAAGCTAGCTACCGCCAAGAAGAGGATGAAGACCATTTGAGCCTTACGATATGACGTTCATTAGGAAAACGCTCACTATCTAGTGCAATCGTCCTAAACAAAGTAATCTCTATAAACAATTAGGTAAgtcaagtctacaaaacttagtgcaCTCTGTTTGTTAtagattctagttttggaaacagaaaactgtatgtagatcaaatgtttcattgatGAGAAAATTAGCAGAATTTCAGCCAAAATCCATCTAGCtcaatcttctcccactgccggcaaACGGACAttctctcactaccatatttggtagtgagaggaaacgccaaccggatgtCTTACATTtatgcatccggtgaaatatctgtctcatctaGCTGTGATTAAGCTTTGGAATAACTAAACAGCGACATGGAATCAGAGAAAGAAGTGCAATCAACAGGTGGGTCTTCTAAAAGACAAACGGTGTCTCAAGTAAATCGATACAACTCATCGAACAAAACGTATTAAGATAAGGTTATCGATAGTTCACTGAAGGTTAACAGTAACAACATCGCTAACGTAAGCTAAATAacgttagctacagtagctagctagtttggttagctatgCAGTTTTGCTAACTCTGAGCCGAACGTGACACGTTTCACTTGCCAGTtgcacttagctagctagtttactgCTTCAGACCGGGACACTATGAGTCAAATGTTAGAATAACTCGGCTGATACAGAGCAAGATCCGGTTTCAACCATAGCCACACAGGAGATGAGCTGGCTGAATTTGAATGTTGACACTAACGAACGAATGAAAATGATACAGTAACTAACTACTCATTAATCGCGATGCAGAAAGGCAGGCTATGACTCGTTTATACACTGGCTTTATTTTTGAAAAATTCTATAAAGGATTTGAACTTGATTAAAAATGATTATGCACCACCAACTAAAGATTATGTAGCTAAACTGCGTGGTTCACTGACGGTGTAGTTGTAAAGTTTCTAGCCTATAAAAATGTTGCCAGTAGTGTGACCTTAATTGGCATGTCAGTGTAACTAGTCTATCTATTTAGTTAGCAACGAACATCGTTGCCAATATTGTCTATACAGAGGAAGAGCTTTGATATGTAATTACTGATAAACATGCTAAAGCGGAGGTATGGCTTGTTGCTTCAAGCTTCCTTTATCACCATGTAATTGCAGAAACGGGGACTAAAACAGTATTAGCTAAAAAGTCCTTGCTAATGATTTGTGATGTTTGTACTCCCAGGAGAAGATGCCCCTGAcccagaggaggaagagaagaggctgGCGGCAGCAGCCCGGGAAGCCAACCATCTAAATGAGTTGAGGCTGGTGCTGTTGGGCTGGAGGTGGCCTGGGAAGAGCCTGACAGGCAACACCATACTGGGCCGTGAGGAGTTCCGCCTGGAGCGGGCGGCTGAATTCTGCGTCAAGCGTCAGACTGAGGTGGAGGGGCGCCAGGTGACGGTAATAGACACGCCGGGCTGGTTCTCGACTCAGTCCACGCCACCAGTCTACCAGCAGGAGATGGTGCGGGGTGCCTCCATGTGCGGGCCCCTGGGCCCCCACGCTTTCTTGCTGGTCATCCCTGTGGGCATGTTTACCGAGGTGGACCGGGCCCGCATCGAGGAGCACCTGGCTCTGTTCGGGGAGTGCGTGTGGAGGCATACCATCGTGGTGTTCACCTGGGCAGATGTCCTGAGGAACATGTCCATCGAGAGGCACATCAAGCGAGAGGGGAAGGATCTGCAGTGGGTGCTGGAAAAGTGCAAAATGCGGTACTTTGTCATCAGCAACTACATATTTGGGGAGCACCCCCAGCTGCGGCAGCTTATGGAGAAGATAGAGAAGGTGGTGGCGGAGGAGGGCATCTATAAcccagaggaggtggaggagaaacCTCTGGGCCAGAATCAGAACCAAACCCAGAACCGGGAGCTTGGGGCAAGGCCCAAAGTGAATTCTGCCGGTGGATTGGCCAAAATGGACATGGACCCGCCCCACAGTGAGTGACAGCTTTACTGACAACTCAGATATAGTCTTGTACCAGGTAACAGCAGTATCATAGGCTAAACCTCACACGGGGTGAAATGTATAATCCTTGCTCTTCTCTGCAAAACTAGTACTTGCATTACTGTTGTATTATTCCACTTAGGGTAACTGTATTTGAATTACTCATGTGGTAGTTATGTACATTGTACCAAGTAGTGTGGAATTAGTCCCACTACTTGGGACTCATcctctcccctcaacccctccttacGTTTCTTCCTTCATTTTCCTTCCCTTTTTCTTTGCTAACCATCTCTCCTCTTATCTCATGTCTGCTGCGTGGGAATAGAGAAGAATCCATGATGATTGTCCAGGACAAGGCAATATTCCTCTATAGTAATATCAACACTTCAATGAACAAGTCTTTAACAAGATAGTTTCACATAGACGTGAAGACAATGATAGTTATACCAATGATATTactagggatgcacaatatatcggtgaacatattggAATCGgctgatattagctaaaaatgccaacattggtatcggcccgatgtctagtttaacgccgatgttaaaaaccgatgtcaaagctacaGTGCGtccctatataacgtaggtataTGACGTAATAGCTACACGTAAAATTTTGCACTACTTgttcaacacagcattcctaacctagctcacacaatgtctgctgtgtggattgagcagtcaacaagtcgagcagtcatttcaaagagtaagaaaatttcagcgagacaactcaaaggcggaATCCATTAAAGCCATggtaatggaattcattgcccttgacaatcaaccattctctgtcatgggtgatgttggcttttgccGACTGGTCgggcaccggtacacactaccaagtgcgctatttttcagatgttgccctaccggagttacacagtaatagcgtcaatgctattagcttcacgacatacatactatggacgccgtttgggtctttgcgtgtcaaaaaagatacagtagcactgtcaaagctgtacaaaaaagtctgcaaacaagcaaataccggccacgaacgatgtgtttacaataccgcattggtaataaagcatcatttgttagaccgcaacttctggggtagctagctttagcttggtacctagctagcaccaatacaaccagcctgaaaacaatgacgagtagaaactgcagtcattttcattattcttagcaatggtTTAGGAacccttgtgagtaagtattagctaggttgccactttttgttcgcctattgaaattgaacttcagttcatgaaaataaatagctagtcagctacttaaccctattgcccaaagctaacgttataagcagccatcTAGCTTCAtatggctagtgaggctcgaccggaccgggttatgtgttgtgaagctagccacaataatgattaggcacaatagtggaatttgccgtttgccttcaaaataaaactgtcattgacagtgatgcaaatgaatacaaatagtagaattatgccatacttttattttgaaggctaaccgcaaagtccactattgtggctaatccttattgaggctagcttcacatagatgggtccgaccaccattaatcaaataagaactgtcttataaattagggttattttagatgatgacacctagctatatagttaacTTGCTTGCTTATTTGACactcaaatagtgttatttgatgtgtatcttttttgacatgcaaagacccaaacgacgttccatagaaatcctgtttgagaatgaaacgactgaacaaatgaacaacgaaacagcacagcaagtgaaAGAAatgggttttgattatgttttactggtaatgaggacatatgtaaatgccaacaaaattactttttggtcagtgtggtgtgtgtgtgtgtaacctttatttaactaggcaagttagttaagaacaaattcttatttacaatgacggcccggacgatgctgggccaattgcgcgccgtactagaatgcttaaaaggccgctaaaatttcaaatatcggtatcgggttttttTTGCCAAGGAAAATATCGTTATGGGCCAAAAATGggatatcggtgcatcactagatattacatatacagtaccagtgaaaagtttggacacacctactcattccagggttttaatttattttgactattttctacattgtagaataatagtgaagacatcaaaactacgaaataacagatatggaatcatgtagtaaccaaaaaaagtgttaagccaccctttgccttgacagctttgcacactcttggcattctttcaaccagctttacctagaatgcttttccaaggaggagttcccacatatgctgagcacttgttggctgcttttccttcactctgcggtccaactcatctcaaaccatctcaattgggttgaggtcaggtgattgtggaggccaggtcatctgatgtagaacTTCATCATTCtccttagtcaaatagcccttacataacctggaggtgtgttgggacgTTGTCCTgtcgaaaaacaaatgatagtcccactaagcgcaaaccagatgggatggcgtatcactgcagaatgctgtggtagccatgctggttaagtgtgccttgaattctaaataaatcactgacactgtcaccagcaaagcactcccacaccattacacctccatgcttcacggtgagaaacacacatgcagagatcatctgtaaaccaacactgcgtctcacaaagacatggcggttggaatcaaaaatctcaaatttggactcatcagaccaaaggacagatttccaccggtctaatgtccattgcgtgTGTTgtcccaaacaagtctcttcttcttattggtgtcctttagtagtggtttctttgcagcaattcaaccatgaaggcctgattcacacagtctgctCTGAATAATTGATGTTtacgatgtgtctgttacttgaactctgtgaagcatttatttggtaagcaatttctgaggctggtaactctaatgaacttatcctccttcagcagaggtaactctggttcttcctttcctgtggcggttcacatgagagccagtttcgtcatagcgcatgatggtttttgtgactgcacttgaagaaactttaaatgtTCTTGAAATTTTGACTGACCGTCgttaaagtaatgattgactgtcgtttctttttgcttatttgagctgttcttgccatattatggacttggtcttttaccaaatagggctatcttctgtttaccactcctaccttgtcacaacacatcttattggctcaaacgcattcagAAGGAAAAAATTAcggaaatagtaaaaaattaagaaaaacccttgaatgtgtgtgtcctaacttttgactggtactgtacatcttaAGTAATCCTTGTCTGTTATGTGTCCATTTTCAGATTCAGTGGatggactgactggctgactgaaggAGAGCTGGTGAGCCACCACAGTACTGATTTGAGAGCTCTATGTCCATACGTTACCCCAACCTCAGGGCCAGTATTCAtacagcgtctcagagtaggaatgtTGATCTACAATCAGTTCcctttttagatcataatgaatgagacgGGGGGGgtcttgatcctagatcagtactcctactctgagatgctttatgaatacaggcccagattCTTTTAAACCTTTAAGACTTAATCTCTCTCccattaatatacactgctcaaaaaaataaagggaacactaaaataacacatcctagatctgaatgaatgaaataatcttattaaatacttttttctttccatagttgaatgtgctgacaacaaaatcacacaaaaataatcaatggaaatccaatttatcaacccatggaggtttggATTTGAGTcaaactcaaaattaaagtggaaaaccatactacaggctgatccaactttgatgtaatgtccttaacttcttacatctagacgttctgcctgcggaacaccgctccaatatccaatgatagggcgtggcgcgaaatacaaactcctcaaattcgaaaacttacatttttcaaacatatgactattttacaccattttaaagacaagactctcctttttctaaccacactgtccgatttcaaaaaggc harbors:
- the LOC106578708 gene encoding GTPase IMAP family member 4; the encoded protein is MESEKEVQSTGEDAPDPEEEEKRLAAAAREANHLNELRLVLLGWRWPGKSLTGNTILGREEFRLERAAEFCVKRQTEVEGRQVTVIDTPGWFSTQSTPPVYQQEMVRGASMCGPLGPHAFLLVIPVGMFTEVDRARIEEHLALFGECVWRHTIVVFTWADVLRNMSIERHIKREGKDLQWVLEKCKMRYFVISNYIFGEHPQLRQLMEKIEKVVAEEGIYNPEEVEEKPLGQNQNQTQNRELGARPKVNSAGGLAKMDMDPPHNSVDGLTG